The DNA region GACAGAACATCTGTAGCTTAATTCCTACAAGCAGTGGAATATCAAACAGTAACCGTTTGATGCCAACAATATTTTGGAAATggactttgcacaaaattgaatttgtgaatTTTATGTCGATTTGAGAAAATTACGATAATCTGTTTTCAAATCCTCTCTTGGTTTtaggtttgtttcttcatataaaaaaacaaatattgactCTGTTTCTTGGGGGcaacattaattaaattagCCCCCTTTGGATGAATATATTGCCTTCCACTTTGCGTTgagcaatatttcgtccctcagGGCTAATTAAAGTTGCCTTCAACAGTTCAACCCAGTCAATGTTTGTATAACATGAATTTTTAATtcggttttaatttaattgtgaTAGAGGAAAAGGATGTGGCTGGACTTGAAGTCAAACACAGGACCCCTgtatctctagtcaggtgctctaccactGAACTACCCAGGCAGAACCACGGtccatatagccccaactactacaTTCCTCTCTTTAATGTCTTTGATTCGGAAGACAACTTGACCTTGGTTTTATATACCTTGCTGGGTTATCTGCAATTTCAGAGGCTGGTCAAGGTACCAAATGTATAGTAACAAGAGAAATTGTGGCTGGACCAGGAATGCATTACCTAAAGGGCAATAATTTAGGAACTAAATACTTGATTACACCATATTTTGTAATCTCTATGTTTACTCATAagattcaaatatttcaaaagaaaatgagTTCTAATTGAAGCATGCATTTCAGCCAACTTTACAGTAATATCACTTTCCTTTTTATTCCCTAAAATCTTCCATAGTATAATAGACTGTCAGAACTGATATAACACATGAGGGCACTTGGCAAGAAGCATGTTTAACCGTACCTACAAGATTATGTAAAGTAAGAGTCAATAAATCAGCATTTCGGTCTATTTTACATCATTTACTGTTGATAAAAGAATTTTACATGATGTAAGTTtgctaaaaatcaaaatatggtACCAATGCAATATTAAATGTCAGACATGTACCAGTAGTTGAGATTTCTTACCATTACCAAaggaaatactttaaaaatataaggaCATATGCTAAATATCTACCAGTACTTAGCTTTAGGCTTGAAAAAACCAAACCCCTggatacatgtaacaatgtaCTGATATTTCATACTGTTGGTCAAGCAATGGAcctaattaatgattttttccagtTTTGATCAGATCCAGTTACAAGACCTGCTAGCAGGTATTGATATTTCCTTCATTTATATCTACATTAATGAATGGTTACAGCTCAGTAACTAGGAATTGACAATCTTTATCCATCTTCTACATGTGTCAACATGAGACACGAACTAATGACAATGAAGTTCAGcaatacattaatacatgtacaaatgggtaatttgaatataatgaaaGTACCAGTATTTGATCATAAATATTAACACTGAAATACTTGAGATGATGAGAGTTTAAAGTTCTCCCTCCCACACAATATGCTATCGGTAATTATCTCTTCACATTAAATTACAAGAACAATGCCACGCTGTTTAAAATTAATCCTATAACAGATTATGTTAGGATTCGGAAAGGAGCcattttaaaattgatgaaagaCATGTAAATTCATAAACTGTTCTTAAAATCTGTATGAATGAAGCATATATCAGGTAACATATTGTTCTAGCAAGTGCTTTATCTCTGGAGTGGTTTCAATGTCTGTAATTGTGAGACCATCTACATCCTGAAGCTTTAGGTTGATGCTGGTCTTCAGCAGTCTTTCCACAATATCCTGGTGCTCACAACTCACCGCTGAAACAATGGGATAAAGTTAGTACAAACAGAAAACTGTTGGACTAGATTCTCTCCAcactattttttatgaaatggtTTAAAAGTTTCAACCTAAATTTTTTACCACATACAGTAACTCACCATAATGCAGAGGACTTTGTCCATCATTATCCTACAATAGAAAAAATTACCGGTACCCATTTTTATATCCTTATACTGATCAGCAGAAAATTAAGGgcattaaacaataaaaaatttaattttgtatagaTCATATTGGTGAAATGTGTTCACCATAAACTCTAAATAAACAACCAAATGTCAACAAGTGAACACCTGTGTTTGTAGAGTGAATACTATACATTTATGAGAACAACtataaccattttaacaggagcttggactgtGGACAGTTGTGTCCAACAGTAATGTAATGTAGgcctttttatttcattgctggccactcagccatgtctctttgaaatcaacacgatttgtttggcttttgagctaagactacgcaatctgtgtatatttcacttgaaaccagcatcattttatcttgttttgatgcaagatggttacatcctaccgaaagtccaaggtcttgttaaaatggttctaaatgttCTAAAACCAAAAAGCACTTTTCGCTCAATCTGGCATGGTCCGTATTAGAACATGTATCTTATTTCCAGTCAAATAAGCATTATAgttgtaaataattatattgattACATGGATGTCGTTCTCTGTTTCCAAGAGCTTAGAAAAGCAGAGCATCCTCTCACATATCAACAATCCCTAATCATATCCGGTACTGCAAGAGGAAAATAAAGGCAAACAAACCTGTATATTTGGATCAGCTTTGAGGCCAAGAAGAGCATCTAACATTTCAATGTTGCCTCTATCACATGTCCAGTGAAGTATAGTCATTCCCTGAGATAGATCAAGAGTTCCATCAAAAAATTACAAGTATTGACATCTGTACACCATATTTCTTCAACAGCTGATGGTTCTCTTGCTATTATACACAACATGTGACATTTTCTTACATTTTCATCCTGTTTGTTGACGTTTGTTTTGGTGGTCTTTAGATAGTGCAGTAGATGCTTTGTATCCCCATCCTTGCACCAATCAAAGGCCGTCTTGTTTCTGTCCTCAATCACTGTGTCTGTGTTGGACATTGTGCTGACACCTACCCACCCATCACCAGCCTGTCTCCTGTCAAACTGcttcatacaaaaaaaacaactaattcaaCTGCGTCATCTCTTTTACAGGTACATTTTACTTGACGTATGCTTTTAAAAGGCTCACAAATTGGTCAATATAAAACAACTAGCATATAGTAATCAGTAATCTCCTAATTAACACTACTGAATccacattgtacatgtaatctgACAACTGGTGACTTCTAATTAACCTTGATAAATTTTCCAGTCAACATATAATACACCTACCAAATTCCAGTCTGGCACAGTTAAGGTCACCTTTGAAATATACTCTTTCATTGCTTCCTCTCTGGTTTTATTTTCCAAGCTTTTCCATGCTTCCCTaaaatataaatgcattttgtaaaatttctttttttcattttgctaaTCTGATAAGTGTGTAATAATTCCTAATTTACAGTtaagtttttcattttcaagacTTTGCTGACAAATCATTCATGTCTGCATATATTCAATAAAACCCAGTTAAAGATACAGGAATTTTGTGACTTACCACTTTTTTTTCCCTTGAAAGTCAAACATTCCAGGcttagaaacaaaacaaggtCCATCATTAGCctgttttaaagaaataaaaaatataatatcaataaatgtttcGATCTGTCACTCCACTAttggagatttttttttgatacatttgGTTTGATGCAACTATCTAATTCAAGCATTCAGACAAGTTGTAATGCAGGCCTCAAAGATATATTCATAGATTACATTGGAAAAACTTACGGTATATTTTGGTTTCTATTAATCAATGATTGAATGTCTGCCTATATATAAAATTGGCATGCTAATGTGAAATACCTGTAACTATTTGACACAAACTACGTATGTCCATGGTTTTGTTTTAACAGCTCTACcactttgttttgtattttgcaCATGTGTTATCATGTGGATCATTTCATACAGTTTTATATACCCTataataccggtacatgtttCTCCTTTTATCGAAAGAAATCCAACAGTGTACATATAGCCACTGAGATCTATTCTCTGTTCCTGGTTAATGTTTCCAATCACTggacaataaacaaaaatacataccTGTGGAAGAGGGACGATTGATAATTGATACAAGGGAAAAATTCCAACATTTTCActgacattttattttgtttgtctaGCTTGAGAAATTGACaagaacaaaaaaaagttttcataaaatattttattaatatccAATTATTTATAGATACATTGCAAAAATCTAGCATATTTTTCTGAACACCTTGTACAATCTTTTTTTAACACACTGCTTtccttttatttgaaatgtaatcTCAGTATACTTAAGATACATTTCTTCAACCATATTAAAGGAATGAGGCATttgggtccagaccccccccccccccccccggcaaactcaaataaccatCAGACCTCctcagaaaatatttttgggATCTGCGCATGAATATTGCTTGGACCTAAATGAGAGGTATTTATGACATATTTTAATAATGCACAGCTGTCCAGTTGTTTTAAACTAACAATTCCTTTAGacctaattgatttttttttttttttttacatttgacagatgttacaaaacaaa from Crassostrea angulata isolate pt1a10 chromosome 7, ASM2561291v2, whole genome shotgun sequence includes:
- the LOC128193156 gene encoding acyl-CoA-binding domain-containing protein 6-like isoform X2; the protein is MADDELGISEDDVDELSELFHLASNFVRSSTNSFNQEQLLYLYARFKQANDGPCFVSKPGMFDFQGKKKWEAWKSLENKTREEAMKEYISKVTLTVPDWNLFDRRQAGDGWVGVSTMSNTDTVIEDRNKTAFDWCKDGDTKHLLHYLKTTKTNVNKQDENGMTILHWTCDRGNIEMLDALLGLKADPNIQDNDGQSPLHYAVSCEHQDIVERLLKTSINLKLQDVDGLTITDIETTPEIKHLLEQYVT
- the LOC128193156 gene encoding acyl-CoA-binding domain-containing protein 6-like isoform X1, translated to MADDELGISEDDVDELSELFHLASNFVRSSTNSFNQEQLLYLYARFKQANDGPCFVSKPGMFDFQGKKKWEAWKSLENKTREEAMKEYISKVTLTVPDWNLQFDRRQAGDGWVGVSTMSNTDTVIEDRNKTAFDWCKDGDTKHLLHYLKTTKTNVNKQDENGMTILHWTCDRGNIEMLDALLGLKADPNIQDNDGQSPLHYAVSCEHQDIVERLLKTSINLKLQDVDGLTITDIETTPEIKHLLEQYVT